One window of Chloroflexus aggregans DSM 9485 genomic DNA carries:
- a CDS encoding ABC-F family ATP-binding cassette domain-containing protein — protein sequence MTLLNANNLSKYYGAELIFHEVSFQIARGEKVAIVGMNGAGKSTLLRIIAGHETPDSGSLSLARGTRVAYLAQETRFLNEDTLWQAMEAALAEIQQWRRELAALETRLADTNAPDWEAVMERYGELSARFEHAGGYEIEQRIERVLYGLGFQPDQFHRQMGQFSGGQKTRAALAAALLSDPDLLLLDEPTNHLDMQALEWLEQFLRTWDGTLIVVSHDRYFLERVTKRTLELSFNRLEDYPGSYEKYLALKAERMERRLKEYKAQQEFIARTEEFIRRYKAGQRAREAKGREKRLERLKREQMIERPKEAAKLRVALDSQLRSGELVLRLDGVVVGYQVPHGRSNALLQADDLTIRRGERVGLLGPNGAGKTTLLRTLIGQLPPLQGIVRFGHEVRVSYYAQGHDVLQWDNTVLAEVLRVAPSLGEGAARNLLARFLFTGDDVFKRIADLSGGERSRVALAQLTLLPGNMLLLDEPTNHLDIDAREALEAVLKEYTGTILFVSHDRYFIDALADKLWIIEQGRIRQFVGNYSDYIASQQAVEPEPTTKPVAAKATPAKPPRPDQAERAKQRRLAALEAEVTALEQDLARLSSELDAASQARDIARLTALGAQYAELERLLADKYAQWEQLAA from the coding sequence ATGACTCTCCTGAACGCGAACAACCTCAGTAAATATTACGGCGCTGAACTTATTTTTCACGAGGTAAGCTTCCAGATTGCGCGCGGTGAAAAGGTTGCGATTGTCGGGATGAACGGAGCCGGCAAAAGTACCTTGTTACGGATCATTGCCGGGCACGAAACACCCGATAGTGGCAGCTTGAGCCTGGCCCGTGGCACGCGCGTGGCCTATCTGGCCCAAGAAACCCGCTTTCTTAACGAAGACACCCTCTGGCAAGCCATGGAAGCCGCTTTAGCCGAGATTCAACAGTGGCGGCGCGAATTGGCAGCGCTCGAAACGCGGTTGGCCGATACCAACGCACCCGACTGGGAAGCGGTGATGGAACGCTACGGCGAACTGAGTGCCCGTTTTGAACACGCCGGTGGTTATGAGATCGAGCAGCGCATCGAGCGCGTGTTGTACGGTCTCGGTTTCCAACCCGATCAGTTTCACCGCCAGATGGGTCAGTTTTCCGGTGGACAAAAGACGCGGGCTGCGTTGGCAGCCGCTCTGCTCAGCGACCCTGACTTGTTGCTGCTCGACGAACCGACCAACCATCTCGATATGCAAGCACTCGAATGGTTGGAACAGTTTTTGCGCACGTGGGATGGGACGCTGATTGTAGTCTCGCACGACCGCTACTTTCTTGAGCGTGTCACCAAACGAACCCTCGAACTGAGCTTCAATCGTCTCGAAGATTATCCGGGAAGTTATGAAAAGTATCTGGCGCTGAAGGCCGAGCGCATGGAACGCCGGCTGAAAGAGTATAAAGCGCAGCAGGAATTCATTGCGCGTACCGAAGAATTCATCCGGCGGTATAAGGCCGGTCAACGGGCGCGCGAGGCCAAAGGGCGCGAAAAACGGTTAGAACGGCTCAAGCGGGAACAGATGATCGAGCGACCGAAAGAGGCGGCCAAACTACGGGTGGCGCTCGATAGTCAGCTCCGCTCCGGTGAACTCGTCTTACGCCTTGACGGGGTGGTCGTTGGGTACCAGGTACCCCACGGCAGAAGCAACGCATTATTGCAGGCCGATGATCTGACGATCCGGCGCGGTGAACGGGTTGGTTTGCTGGGGCCAAACGGTGCCGGGAAGACGACCTTGCTGCGCACGCTTATCGGCCAACTACCACCATTGCAAGGCATCGTTCGCTTTGGTCACGAGGTGCGCGTCAGTTACTACGCGCAAGGCCATGATGTGTTGCAATGGGACAACACGGTTCTCGCGGAAGTGTTGCGCGTCGCACCGAGTCTTGGCGAGGGTGCAGCACGTAACCTGCTGGCCCGCTTTCTCTTTACCGGCGATGATGTGTTTAAGCGAATTGCCGATCTAAGTGGTGGTGAACGGTCACGAGTAGCGCTGGCCCAACTGACACTGCTACCCGGCAATATGCTGCTCCTCGATGAACCGACGAACCATCTTGACATTGACGCCCGCGAAGCCTTGGAGGCGGTTTTGAAAGAGTATACGGGTACGATTCTATTCGTTTCCCACGACCGATACTTTATCGACGCGCTGGCCGATAAGCTCTGGATTATCGAGCAGGGGCGTATCCGCCAGTTTGTGGGCAATTACAGCGATTACATAGCCAGCCAGCAGGCCGTAGAACCAGAACCGACCACCAAGCCGGTTGCAGCCAAAGCGACACCGGCCAAACCACCACGTCCCGACCAGGCCGAACGAGCCAAGCAGCGCCGATTGGCCGCCTTAGAAGCGGAAGTCACCGCCCTTGAGCAAGACCTGGCCCGGCTGAGCAGTGAGCTTGATGCAGCCAGCCAAGCGCGTGATATTGCCCGTCTGACGGCACTTGGCGCACAATACGCCGAACTCGAACGACTGTTGGCCGACAAATACGCGCAATGGGAACAACTAGCGGCGTAA
- a CDS encoding class I SAM-dependent DNA methyltransferase: MGTTSGVTGTMIYLDYAPIYHAAGQAAFGTALAHIILAHQPTTPRRVLDLACGTGAAALVFAAAGATVVGVDASAAMLAIARDQAYQRGLTVEWIEADIRALPDDPHLQPGSFDLCTCLFDSLNHLTEDGDLANVCRSVGKLLRPGGQFIFDLNTLAGFKTWHEYDQVIFDSPHLLVVNRLHFDHDRQRAYGRFVWFRREGERWWRGEETHCERAWSDDEIVAALNAGEMQLKACRTPQWTPPTVDEPRVVYVAER; encoded by the coding sequence ATGGGAACAACTAGCGGCGTAACGGGAACGATGATCTACCTCGATTACGCACCGATTTATCATGCTGCCGGGCAAGCAGCGTTCGGCACTGCACTGGCCCACATTATTCTCGCCCACCAGCCAACGACGCCACGGCGTGTCCTCGATCTGGCCTGTGGTACCGGCGCCGCGGCTCTTGTCTTTGCCGCTGCCGGAGCGACGGTTGTTGGCGTTGATGCCTCGGCGGCGATGCTGGCAATCGCCCGTGATCAAGCGTACCAACGTGGGCTTACCGTCGAATGGATCGAGGCCGACATCCGTGCCTTACCCGATGACCCACACCTACAACCGGGCAGTTTTGACCTCTGCACCTGCCTCTTCGATAGCCTCAACCATCTCACCGAAGATGGCGATCTTGCCAACGTCTGCCGGTCGGTGGGCAAATTGCTGCGCCCCGGCGGGCAGTTTATCTTCGATCTTAACACGCTCGCCGGCTTCAAAACATGGCACGAGTACGATCAGGTCATTTTCGATAGCCCTCATCTGCTGGTCGTCAACCGTCTCCACTTCGACCACGATCGGCAACGGGCGTATGGCCGTTTCGTCTGGTTCCGGCGCGAGGGGGAACGCTGGTGGCGTGGTGAAGAAACCCACTGCGAGCGTGCGTGGAGTGATGATGAGATCGTGGCAGCGTTGAATGCCGGTGAGATGCAACTGAAAGCCTGCCGCACGCCGCAATGGACGCCGCCGACCGTCGATGAACCGCGGGTCGTGTATGTGGCCGAGCGATGA
- a CDS encoding CocE/NonD family hydrolase produces the protein MTKELRTQPPVIASAASKLPTSRWRWPARAITMGVAQFVNEAADGRATVAWIAEQPWFEGNLGLWGPSYVWYIQWWPSIDGPSRG, from the coding sequence ATGACAAAGGAACTGCGAACACAACCCCCTGTCATTGCGAGTGCAGCGAGCAAGCTGCCCACCTCACGATGGCGCTGGCCCGCCCGCGCGATAACAATGGGGGTCGCGCAATTTGTTAACGAAGCAGCGGATGGGCGAGCTACTGTGGCTTGGATCGCCGAACAGCCGTGGTTTGAAGGGAACCTTGGCTTGTGGGGACCAAGTTACGTATGGTATATTCAGTGGTGGCCGTCCATCGATGGCCCTTCTCGCGGATAA
- a CDS encoding DICT sensory domain-containing protein, which translates to MGTLPRVPSLFHLMREKLAPDVIPFMATKATLVDLSHTLEDCILHNRLPSVIFTGFQESSHWRKETQRYLELANIASAVCIFAGGLPAFPDEQHIAVTLEAGDPLRQEWFLLVLTEWFCALLCGLDQQLPAEREAERRFETLLTFQPEAITQALAVLIPVVERYRPDRAAELVQAHTRFPPRPPSGPYITQIVSEIVSHLQRRYDQEHRLVMEIQALSAQQQVLETMIADLGAPVIPLLEGVILMPIIGNVDSRRAQLIMEHLLTGIAERMSDVAIIDITGMPIVDTAVANYLLQTIRATRLLGAQVIITGIRPSVAQAMINLGIDFSQIITRSTLREGIEAALGVLGYEIRRKGTAD; encoded by the coding sequence GTGGGTACACTCCCCCGCGTTCCCTCACTCTTCCACCTAATGCGTGAGAAGCTGGCGCCAGATGTAATTCCATTCATGGCAACCAAAGCCACGTTGGTTGATCTAAGTCACACCCTCGAAGATTGCATCTTACACAACCGGTTACCGAGTGTTATCTTTACCGGCTTTCAAGAGAGCAGCCACTGGCGCAAAGAGACACAACGGTATCTAGAGTTAGCCAACATCGCCAGCGCGGTTTGTATCTTTGCCGGTGGCCTGCCTGCCTTCCCCGACGAGCAACATATCGCCGTCACATTAGAAGCCGGTGATCCGCTGCGGCAAGAGTGGTTTTTGTTGGTGCTTACCGAGTGGTTTTGTGCCCTCTTGTGCGGACTAGACCAACAACTACCGGCTGAGCGTGAAGCCGAGCGGCGCTTTGAAACCCTCCTCACCTTCCAGCCTGAAGCAATTACACAAGCGCTCGCTGTCCTGATACCGGTGGTTGAGCGGTATCGCCCGGATCGAGCCGCCGAACTGGTGCAGGCCCACACACGCTTTCCTCCGCGTCCACCGAGCGGGCCGTATATCACCCAGATCGTCAGCGAAATTGTTTCCCATCTACAACGCCGCTACGATCAAGAGCACCGGCTTGTGATGGAAATCCAAGCCCTTTCGGCGCAACAGCAGGTACTCGAAACCATGATTGCCGATCTCGGAGCGCCGGTAATTCCGCTCCTTGAAGGGGTAATCCTTATGCCCATTATCGGCAATGTAGACTCGCGTCGTGCCCAACTCATTATGGAACACCTCTTAACCGGCATTGCCGAACGGATGAGCGATGTTGCAATCATTGACATCACCGGGATGCCGATTGTTGACACTGCCGTTGCTAATTACCTCTTACAAACTATCCGGGCAACCCGCTTACTCGGCGCACAAGTCATCATCACAGGTATTCGGCCCTCGGTCGCGCAGGCAATGATCAATCTCGGGATCGATTTTAGTCAAATCATCACCCGTAGTACCCTGCGAGAAGGAATTGAAGCAGCCCTTGGAGTATTGGGGTATGAAATCCGCCGCAAAGGAACGGCGGACTAA
- a CDS encoding RNA-binding domain-containing protein, with translation MSTVREERNGMRWIRIDLHLHTPASEDYAEPNVSYLDILQEAERRGLEIIAFTDHNTVAGYEQFQREIEFLTTLEKAGRLTDDEEARLAEYRRLLDKITVLPGFEFTSHFGAHILGIFPPNRPLSLIEATLLQLGIPAEVLKGGVCSVANTRHVTEAYEIIHRAGGLVIAAHANGPNGVITETLRMGTSGQARVAVTQSPYLHALEFINFYTDHEKFTSPGFYNGKTEHYERRMFCIQGSDAHRLRRSAESDAQATHRHGIGDRYFEALLPDRSFEALKMLFTGQDFDRVRVPKRDQKQWSLDVVRFSGSTDRQILRAVPDPTTAAALWPDVAALANIGGGVLVIGCEPGGKVIGVERPDQLTESLRQSVQEHITPLPYLSFELMHYEGQDVIRVEVKAQDPPPYVGSNGTIYIRRDNKTFPANRSEIIQLCRQAIASGEPSSLDNGETLELPRSGVEIVSSQRRGGTWVYEVRDLRTTAGVTRDRAQGLWAYAIDRHEDLRDGRLDLQSQVRWRGRLGLWRAYRQGSRVKYDLVHRDPNGVIDHIFYGVSDWGLGEAWMSLLNEAGARIETETADFDQEDEMEVPPPPDIEPWGERRIRWRGRGGLVRIFLGDDGQPRFDLVMKDKETGVVQEYNNVPREKLSEAWLALIRVARPRTGIEVVSASRSEDGDWLYVFRNLRTGEISSAPWRLQDIEPGTVREYAARMYHQDIPLDQAKVRWWGNIGYLRPMRSQVDLVYVDEYGMTHIYYAARRDELTGEWRELLQLYGE, from the coding sequence ATGAGTACAGTAAGAGAAGAGCGCAACGGGATGCGCTGGATTCGGATTGATTTGCACCTGCACACGCCTGCATCTGAGGATTACGCCGAACCAAACGTTTCTTACCTTGACATTCTTCAAGAAGCTGAGCGTCGCGGTCTTGAGATTATCGCCTTTACCGACCACAATACGGTTGCCGGCTACGAGCAGTTTCAGCGCGAGATTGAGTTTCTGACGACCCTGGAAAAGGCCGGACGGTTGACCGATGATGAAGAAGCTCGTTTGGCTGAGTATCGTCGGTTGCTCGATAAGATCACCGTCTTGCCCGGCTTTGAGTTTACGTCGCACTTCGGTGCCCATATCCTCGGTATCTTTCCGCCGAACCGCCCGCTTAGCTTGATCGAGGCTACGTTGTTGCAGCTCGGTATTCCCGCCGAAGTTCTGAAGGGTGGGGTGTGTAGTGTCGCTAATACCCGGCACGTGACCGAGGCATACGAGATTATTCATCGCGCTGGCGGTCTTGTGATCGCGGCGCATGCCAACGGGCCAAACGGAGTGATTACCGAAACCCTCCGTATGGGGACAAGTGGCCAGGCTCGTGTGGCGGTGACCCAAAGCCCCTATCTCCACGCACTGGAGTTTATCAATTTCTATACCGATCACGAGAAGTTTACCTCACCCGGTTTTTACAACGGTAAGACCGAGCATTACGAGCGGCGGATGTTCTGTATTCAGGGTAGCGATGCACATCGGCTGCGTCGCTCTGCTGAGTCTGATGCCCAAGCGACCCACCGCCACGGCATTGGTGACCGCTATTTTGAGGCGCTGTTGCCCGACCGTAGTTTTGAAGCCCTGAAGATGCTCTTTACCGGTCAGGATTTTGATCGAGTGCGGGTGCCGAAGCGTGATCAGAAGCAGTGGTCACTCGATGTCGTGCGCTTTAGTGGGAGTACCGACCGCCAAATCTTGCGCGCTGTTCCCGATCCGACAACGGCAGCCGCGCTCTGGCCTGATGTGGCGGCGTTGGCAAATATCGGTGGTGGGGTGCTCGTGATCGGCTGTGAGCCTGGGGGTAAGGTGATCGGTGTTGAACGGCCCGATCAGCTTACCGAGTCGTTACGGCAAAGTGTGCAAGAGCATATTACGCCGCTGCCCTACTTGTCGTTTGAGTTGATGCACTACGAAGGGCAAGACGTGATCCGCGTTGAGGTCAAAGCGCAGGATCCGCCACCTTACGTAGGGAGTAACGGTACGATCTACATCCGGCGCGATAACAAGACGTTTCCTGCGAACCGCAGTGAAATTATCCAATTGTGTCGCCAGGCGATTGCATCCGGTGAACCTTCATCACTCGATAACGGCGAGACGTTGGAACTACCGCGTTCGGGCGTCGAGATTGTCAGTAGCCAGCGTCGTGGTGGTACGTGGGTGTATGAAGTGCGTGATCTGCGTACTACCGCCGGTGTGACCCGTGATCGTGCCCAAGGGTTGTGGGCTTACGCAATCGATCGCCACGAAGATTTGCGTGATGGTCGGCTCGATCTCCAGAGTCAAGTGCGTTGGCGCGGCCGGCTCGGTCTCTGGCGGGCGTATCGCCAAGGTTCGCGTGTGAAGTACGATCTGGTCCATCGTGACCCGAATGGTGTGATTGACCATATTTTCTACGGTGTGAGCGATTGGGGTCTCGGTGAAGCGTGGATGAGCCTTTTGAATGAAGCCGGTGCGCGCATTGAGACGGAGACAGCCGATTTCGATCAGGAAGATGAGATGGAGGTGCCGCCGCCACCAGATATTGAACCATGGGGGGAACGGCGGATCCGCTGGCGTGGTCGTGGTGGTTTAGTACGCATTTTCCTCGGTGACGATGGGCAACCGCGGTTTGATCTGGTGATGAAGGATAAAGAAACCGGTGTCGTGCAAGAATACAACAATGTGCCGCGCGAGAAGCTTTCCGAGGCATGGCTGGCGTTGATCCGCGTTGCCCGTCCGCGTACCGGTATCGAGGTGGTAAGTGCTAGTCGTAGCGAAGATGGCGATTGGCTCTACGTCTTCCGTAATCTGCGTACCGGCGAGATTAGTAGTGCGCCATGGCGGTTGCAAGATATCGAACCCGGTACGGTGCGTGAGTATGCGGCGCGTATGTACCACCAAGATATTCCGCTCGATCAAGCGAAGGTGCGCTGGTGGGGAAATATTGGCTATTTGCGCCCAATGCGATCGCAGGTCGATTTGGTCTATGTTGATGAGTACGGCATGACTCACATCTACTACGCTGCCCGGCGTGATGAATTGACCGGTGAGTGGCGAGAGTTGCTCCAACTGTATGGCGAGTAG
- a CDS encoding tyrosine-type recombinase/integrase: MSDANGFGQQPARTILGELENFLAELRQEDRLSENTITSYRCDLRTAGLALCQELSTITAHDIQQFLAGRKEQPGTTNRRIASLNRFFRWAKERGYVTHNPVEQIGGRLPTEHRPQPIANEHELRALDQAIAAAPQPYRLIFTLLREIGIRTDEVLNLNLGDVILEPGREMLLVRDSKSGSKRMIALTPDAMPRSLRGLRHWVREMDHLPPDTPLFRSSRGTRASYDTLHRRWVAVCRAARLIDVVDGREQPRYTLHHLRHTAATKLVAFYPEQVVRRILGHRDPRSTRRYTELVRNRHHAAERPASLQVPSQREAM, from the coding sequence ATGTCTGATGCGAATGGATTTGGTCAGCAGCCTGCGCGAACCATTTTAGGTGAACTAGAGAATTTTCTGGCCGAGTTACGACAAGAAGATAGGCTTAGCGAAAACACTATTACTTCGTACCGATGCGATTTGCGTACCGCAGGATTGGCATTGTGTCAGGAACTGAGCACCATTACGGCGCATGATATTCAGCAATTTCTTGCCGGCCGGAAGGAGCAACCCGGCACGACAAACCGTCGCATTGCGAGCCTCAACCGCTTTTTTCGGTGGGCCAAAGAGCGTGGTTATGTCACGCACAATCCGGTAGAACAGATCGGTGGTCGCCTCCCCACCGAGCACCGGCCCCAACCCATCGCCAACGAGCACGAACTTCGCGCCCTCGACCAGGCAATTGCTGCGGCACCGCAACCGTACCGCTTGATCTTCACTCTGCTGCGGGAAATCGGTATTCGCACCGATGAGGTGTTAAACTTGAACCTTGGCGATGTCATCCTTGAACCGGGACGCGAGATGTTGCTGGTACGCGACAGCAAGAGCGGTAGTAAGCGAATGATTGCTTTGACGCCCGATGCTATGCCCCGGTCGCTACGAGGGCTGCGGCACTGGGTGCGTGAGATGGACCATTTGCCACCCGATACACCATTGTTCCGTTCGTCGCGCGGTACACGGGCATCATACGATACGCTCCACCGCCGTTGGGTCGCCGTGTGTAGGGCAGCTCGCCTGATTGATGTGGTCGATGGTCGGGAACAACCGCGCTATACGTTGCACCATCTGCGCCATACAGCGGCCACTAAGTTGGTGGCGTTTTATCCCGAACAAGTGGTTCGGCGTATTCTCGGTCATCGTGACCCACGCTCAACCCGCCGCTATACCGAATTGGTACGGAACCGGCATCATGCTGCCGAACGACCGGCCAGCCTCCAAGTGCCATCACAGCGCGAGGCAATGTAG
- a CDS encoding alpha/beta fold hydrolase, whose amino-acid sequence MTDPCQITARRTTVQLAHGRISLLEWPGTGRTVVLCHGITSSAATMWRLGRDLAAEDWRVIALDMPGHGQSDLSPAYDIDTVANIVGDVIQSLGLAEIALIGHSWGGATTLALLSGTHPARTAIQQAVLVDPLVRQEAAVAPSWLPQFSRGVGQPPSETLPMLREVNPDWHPCDYHWKAQALVECRYEQVAGLFLIPEDWTLVPRIARVQVPVLILLAEPEYTIVPPDVQQALRAAAPPTLVQMQLIPGTNHNMLRGPGYEPTYRALRAFLDASAG is encoded by the coding sequence ATGACCGATCCATGCCAGATCACTGCTCGTCGCACGACGGTTCAACTGGCCCACGGGCGGATCAGTCTGCTTGAGTGGCCCGGTACCGGTCGAACGGTCGTGCTGTGTCACGGGATTACCAGTAGTGCAGCGACGATGTGGCGGTTGGGGCGCGATCTGGCTGCTGAAGACTGGCGGGTGATTGCACTCGATATGCCCGGCCACGGACAGAGCGATCTCAGTCCGGCGTATGATATTGATACCGTGGCCAACATCGTCGGTGATGTGATCCAATCGCTTGGGCTGGCGGAGATTGCGCTGATCGGTCATTCATGGGGTGGGGCGACGACCTTAGCCCTGCTGAGTGGCACGCATCCGGCACGCACTGCGATACAGCAGGCGGTGCTTGTCGATCCGTTGGTGCGCCAGGAGGCGGCTGTTGCCCCCTCGTGGTTGCCGCAATTTAGCCGTGGGGTAGGTCAGCCACCGAGCGAAACCCTCCCGATGCTGCGCGAAGTCAATCCCGATTGGCACCCGTGTGATTACCATTGGAAAGCGCAGGCACTCGTCGAGTGCCGTTACGAGCAGGTCGCCGGTCTCTTCCTCATCCCGGAAGATTGGACGCTTGTGCCTCGCATCGCACGGGTGCAAGTTCCGGTGTTGATTCTGTTGGCCGAACCGGAATATACCATCGTACCGCCTGATGTCCAACAGGCGTTGCGTGCCGCTGCACCACCCACGTTGGTGCAGATGCAGCTTATTCCCGGTACAAACCATAATATGCTGCGTGGGCCGGGGTATGAGCCGACGTATCGCGCGCTACGTGCATTTCTCGACGCATCTGCCGGGTAG
- a CDS encoding S10 family peptidase, giving the protein MTTTTPPATPPAPPADRIVETKHTVTINGVEIGYTATAGVIIMKEEVEKDGVSSGEQARAGIFFVAYTRDGVTDLSRRPITFAFNGGPGSSSVWLHLGLFGPQRVLMSDEGWPLPPPGRFVPNQYSLLDVSDLVFIDPVSTGYSRVVAGESAKQFHDFRKDIESVGDFIRLYTGRYGRWLSPKYLAGESYGTTRAAGLTGYLQERHGLYLNGLILISAVLHFQTLAFDHGNDLPYMLFLPAYTATAFYHRRLEPELQRDLVATLRAAEAFALGDYALALLQGDRLDDSGIERIATQLARYTGLSRDYIIRSHLRIRDDRFVKELLRDRQRTVGRLDSRFTGYDRDAVGETAEYDPSLAAITGPYTAALNDYVRTQLGFHSDLPYEILTERVWPWSFNDHQNRYVDVAETLRRAMHRNPALRVHVASGYYDLATPYFATRYTLSHLGLDPALRGQISESFYPAGHMMYIHEPSLAALKAVLAEFVTAAEATGDHV; this is encoded by the coding sequence ATGACAACAACTACTCCTCCTGCTACCCCGCCGGCACCGCCGGCAGACCGGATCGTCGAGACGAAGCATACGGTAACGATTAACGGAGTTGAGATCGGCTATACCGCCACCGCCGGTGTGATCATTATGAAGGAGGAGGTGGAGAAAGATGGTGTCAGCTCCGGTGAACAGGCACGCGCCGGCATCTTCTTTGTCGCCTATACCCGCGATGGGGTTACCGACCTCAGTCGGCGTCCGATCACGTTTGCATTCAACGGCGGCCCCGGATCGTCATCGGTGTGGCTCCACCTTGGCCTGTTTGGTCCCCAACGGGTATTGATGAGTGACGAAGGGTGGCCGCTACCGCCGCCCGGTCGGTTTGTGCCCAATCAGTATTCGCTACTGGATGTGAGCGATCTGGTGTTCATCGACCCGGTCAGTACCGGCTATAGTCGTGTGGTCGCCGGTGAGTCGGCCAAACAGTTTCACGATTTTCGTAAAGATATTGAGTCGGTGGGTGATTTCATCCGGCTGTACACCGGCCGTTATGGGCGATGGTTGTCACCGAAATATTTGGCCGGTGAGAGCTACGGCACGACGCGGGCCGCCGGTTTAACCGGCTATCTGCAAGAACGGCATGGGCTTTATCTCAATGGTCTGATCCTTATTTCGGCAGTTCTCCATTTTCAAACCCTCGCATTCGACCACGGTAATGATTTGCCGTACATGCTCTTTCTGCCGGCCTATACCGCTACCGCGTTTTACCATCGCCGTCTCGAACCAGAACTGCAACGCGATCTAGTGGCTACCTTGCGCGCTGCCGAAGCTTTTGCGCTCGGTGATTATGCACTTGCTCTGTTGCAAGGCGATCGGTTAGATGACAGCGGTATCGAGCGGATCGCGACCCAGTTGGCCCGCTACACCGGCCTCAGCCGCGATTACATCATTCGCTCGCACTTGCGCATCCGTGATGACCGGTTTGTGAAAGAGCTGCTGCGCGATCGGCAACGGACCGTAGGGCGACTTGATAGCCGCTTTACCGGGTATGACCGCGATGCAGTTGGCGAGACGGCGGAATACGATCCGAGTTTAGCGGCGATTACCGGGCCATACACGGCTGCTCTGAATGACTACGTCCGCACCCAGTTAGGGTTTCATAGCGATTTGCCCTACGAAATCCTCACCGAACGGGTGTGGCCATGGAGCTTTAACGACCACCAGAATCGCTATGTGGATGTGGCCGAGACGCTACGCCGCGCGATGCATCGCAATCCGGCGTTACGGGTACACGTCGCGAGTGGCTACTACGATTTGGCAACTCCGTACTTTGCGACCCGCTACACGTTGTCTCATCTTGGTCTTGACCCGGCACTGCGTGGCCAGATCAGTGAGAGTTTTTACCCCGCCGGTCATATGATGTACATTCACGAACCATCACTCGCCGCGCTCAAAGCGGTGTTAGCCGAGTTTGTTACCGCTGCTGAAGCTACAGGAGATCATGTATGA